CCTCCTGTTCTTCTTTTTTAGCTAAAAGTACTAAAGAATAGAGATTATTAGACATTTCCTCACCTCCGTAGAAACATCATAACAAACGTATGTTCTTATTTTGGGGTGGTTTTTAAAATAAATTCAAATTTTTTGCTTTACACTTTCTCTCTTTTTCACTCTGTATATGGGTGACTAGTCAAAAAAGCCGGCAAAAACAGAGAGGAAGATAAGAATATGTCAGTAGGAAATTATTTAAATCTTATGCCACATATGAGTAGTTGGAGAGTATATGTTATTGGAAGATCACCCGTGGCAGGGAATGAAGTTGGCAGCTTAGCGCCAACAATGTTTGGCGGATTATCATACCGAATCACGGGAAACCCAAGCACTGATCTTTATACAATCCAAACAGAGAGTTTTGGAACTGTGAATATTTACGCCCCTCGTGATAACGATAGTTCAATCACTACGATTGCTCAGTTTGATAATCAATCAAATTCAACAGGATCAGGGGATTACTTGAACTTACAGCCCCACATGACTTCATGGAGAGTGTACCCTATCGGAGCTAGCCCAGTTGCAGGGAATGAAGTGGGTAGCCTAGCACCAGCAACATTTGGAGGTCTATCTTATCGCATTCTTGATGAACCTTCAGGGGATCTATATACGATAGAAACAGAAAGTTTTGGCCGTGTGAACATTTTTGCACCACGTGATCCAGATAGTACTATTTCAAATAGTCCAGAGTTCTCCAACGGTGGTGATCGAGGTTCTTCTGAAACAGGGTCGGGAGAATTTTTAAACCTTGCCCCTCATATGGATTCTTGGAGAGTCTATCCATTTGGTGTTAGTCCAGTGAGTGGAAACGAAGTCGGAAATTTGGCGCCGTCACGCTATGGTGGATTATCGTATGAAATTCTTGGACAACCTTCACCCAATTTATATACGATTTTGACGGAAAGTTTTGGTCGGGTGAATATTTACGCTCCCGAAGACAACGACAGTTCCTTTACATCTTCTCCACTTTACCTAGATTCCGCAGATGGTTCTGCTGGAGCGACTCATGGTAACTATTTAAACTTGATGCCACACATGACTTCTTGGAGAGTGTACCCTTTGGGTGTACCAATGGTGGCAGGGAATGAAGCAGGTAATCTTGGCCCGTCTCTTTTCGGTGGATTGTCTTATAGAATCCTAGGCTCAACAGGTACAGATAGTTATACAATTAGCACGGAAAGCTTTGGGACAGTCAATATTTACGCTCCAAGAGATGATGATAGTTCGATCACTTCTACTCCTGTTTTTGGTGAAGTTAGTGGGGGTACAGAATCTGGAGGCGGAAGTACTATCATAAATGATGATCCGATTGTCTCGAATCCTAATGGTGTAAAGATCATTCTTGACGCTGGTCATGGCGGTCATGACGACGGTGCAACCGGAAATGGTCTTATTGAAAAAAACGTGAATTTGACAATTACACGTGAACTTGGCCGAATCCTTGCTTTAAATGGCGCTAATGTTCAATTTAGACGTTCATATGACACATACAATAAATTAGATGAAATTGTAGATATGGCTAATAGTAGCGGTGCAGATCTATTTATTTCAATTCATTGTAATGCAATTTTTAGCGCCACAGTATCGGGGACAGAATGTTTTACGGATAACCCCTCGCCTGCAGAATCACAATTATCAGCAGCGATCGCAGAATCCATTTCTTCACGTATGGGGATATACAATCGAGGAGCAAAGCAGGAAAGTTTTCGAGTTATTAAAGATACTAGGATGCCAGCAATTTTAGTTGAAACTGGTTTTCTAACGAATAGCGGTGATGCATATTTACTTCGTACACAGCCAGAAGCGTTTGCATCTGCAATTGCATCTGCAATCATTTCAAATTTAGGTTTAGTTCCATCTGAACCAATTCTCACAGAAGAAGAAAAAAGGAAGTTGGTCAGAGAAGAACGCGAAAGAATAATTGAAAATTTTAGAGAAGCATATTTTCCTTTTCGTGAACATGTAACAGTGAAAGATGCTCTTCCAGTATTGGAGACGGGTGGAGATGGTGATTATGAGGCTCAATTTACTTATGGACCATTTAAAGGAAAATTTATTCTATCTAAACATCTTAAAACAACAGGCTTCTCTAATGCTAAAGCTATTGTAAAAAATGGAAAAATCGAAGGTGAAATTGGGGCGAATATTAACAATAAAATCACCGAAAATATAGGGGATTTTGGGATTGGATTGAACGCTGCTAGCGACAAAGGTTTTGCAGTCCTAATGAAAGTTGGCGATATTCAACACTCAATCGGCTTTGATGAAAACGGAAACCCAAAGTTTTCCATTACTTTAAATATGCCGGATATTGTTATTGTTGAAGGAGTCGAAGCAAATCTATTAATTCAAATAGAGCTTGTGTTTGATCCTGATGTTCCTCAATTTCTAGAGTTTATTACGGTACCACAAAAAGAGGCTTTTAAAGAGGCTGTTAATAATCCTAAATTTCAAGCAGTGGCAGGCACTGCTGGTGTCCTCGCTTTAATTGTTGGGGGAATATGGTTAGTATTAGCTGTCCCTTCTGCGCCGATTTGGGCACCTCCAGTATTCTTAATGCTGTTATTAACTGACGAAATTAAAAAAATCATTGATGAAACTTAAAGATAAAAATGACCGTCTCTTATGAGAGACGGTCATTTTTCAACGATTGAAACATTTTCTTCTTTTCGAAGAGCTTCAATAATTTCCTTTACTGATCTTTCGTGCGCTTCTGTTCCTTTCTTTGGCAAAAAGAACTTTACGGCTCTAGGACTTCTTCCGTAATAGAAAAGAAAATTATTAGAGGTGGAAAAAACAAAAAGTTTAGCATGGCTTAAATATTCTTTTTGATTAGGTCCGAAAAAAAATGTTCGCTTTCTTTTATTAAAACCAACCTGCAGCTGAGTTTGTCCCTTATTCATTTGGGTTTTGTAAATTTTTTTTGCCAGAGCGCCTGGCATAGCTTTCATAACAAAGTGGATAATAACCACAAAAAAGAGACCAGAAATACTCATCAATATTGCTCCTTCATTATTTAGTTCTGTGAGTTGTGAAGGGGTTTCGGCGAGAATTTCATTCTCCTTTCTGAGAGATAGATAACTTAAAAAAGTAATCAAAGGAGTAATAAACATTGCAAACCAATAAGCAAATCTATATGCAGGTAGATTTCTCATTAATTCTACCGAATCAGCAAATGTTAAATTGACTTTCGTATTTACTACATCATTACTCATACAAAAATCCTCCAAACAAATATTTATTAACTAAATAAATCATAACATATATTGTTGAACCACACTTCTCACCTTTGTAGTCCCCAAAGTTTCACGCCAATCTTCACACTAATAGATAGTTATTAAAAACAATCTAGTAATCGTGAGACTTAAAGATAGTATTTGATGCAATGCTCTAAAAACGATGGATTTTGATAGACACAAGAAGGAGATGTAAATCTTCTTCTTTTTTATATATTTTCATATCAAAACTTATTACATAAACTATCTCTCTTTAAGTCTTAAGTTTTATATATTTGCTACCTTCATGTTAATGAATAGAAATCATGTGATCGAACTTAAACATTTCCTAAATACTAATTTTACTCACAATCACTTATTGTTGATTATAAGAAAAATTAGTGTTATATTACTCACAAGCGCTTATAAGCATTTTATAATAAAATAAGGAGATGGTGTATTATGAAAAAGAAAGTATGGTTAGTTCGTCCTCTGCCACATTACGGCGATCATTTAGAGACGTTTTTGGAAAAAAATATTGTTGCAGTTGGTTACCCATTAGAAAGAGACTTAACTGATACAAATTTCGAGACATTACGTACACTATTAAATGAGAAAGGTTGGGGAGAAGGCATCAGCAATGTCAACATCTTAGTAAATGAAATGTCGATAGGAGATATTGTTCTCGTTCCCTCAAGCAATAAAAAAGATATCTTTTTCGGTGAAATAAAATCAGATTATATGTATGTTTCTTCTTTAGATGAAGATATTCCAGAAATATCAGGTTACCCTCACCAACGTAAAGTTTCTTGGTATTTTGAGAAAAAGCCGTATTTACGCAATGATTTACCTGAAGCTATTAAAGGATCACTACGTTATCCACGTGCACTCGCGGATATTACCAAACACTATGAATTTATCGAAAAAATTATACTCGGTGGTCCTAGTCAGCAAATATCTGAAATAGAAAAACGCGCATTACAAGTCATTGAAGAGTTATTAGAGAGTACTGAAGAATCGATTCGATTGAAAGCTGCGGAAATCATCTTAGCCCGTTAAACCTGGGTAACCAAAAAAATTTGTTGTATTTCCAACATGCATTCTACTAAGGTTCTTAATGAAACTAAAGAAATCCTTTGGCATACATCATCATCAAGAATACAATCGTTTTACATGTTAAAAATACTACAATAAGTAAGAAAAGGAATTGATCCTATAAAGAATCAATTCCTTTTCTTTTTAAGTTAGAGAAAGAGCCCTGCTGTATCGAGGTTGGGTACGTCTATCATATTGATACAAACAGACTTCGCCCCACATTCGTGGGTTAATTCCTCTTCCAATCTCAATGGCAAGTCCGGCTGGTCCAGCGTAGAAGAGATGGATTTTTTCATAGTCTTGCTGTTGAATCAAGTGTTCTACCAAACCTTTCAATCTGCTCTGTATGGATTTAACCTCTTCTCGGTAAAGAATACGTTTAACACTTGGATTATCTATAGTAAGAGAAAGGTAGTCGAAGTTTCGTCTTAAAGCTTCTTCAGCATCATTTAGTTTAACAATTCCACTCACTGATA
This region of Jeotgalibacillus malaysiensis genomic DNA includes:
- a CDS encoding N-acetylmuramoyl-L-alanine amidase, with protein sequence MSVGNYLNLMPHMSSWRVYVIGRSPVAGNEVGSLAPTMFGGLSYRITGNPSTDLYTIQTESFGTVNIYAPRDNDSSITTIAQFDNQSNSTGSGDYLNLQPHMTSWRVYPIGASPVAGNEVGSLAPATFGGLSYRILDEPSGDLYTIETESFGRVNIFAPRDPDSTISNSPEFSNGGDRGSSETGSGEFLNLAPHMDSWRVYPFGVSPVSGNEVGNLAPSRYGGLSYEILGQPSPNLYTILTESFGRVNIYAPEDNDSSFTSSPLYLDSADGSAGATHGNYLNLMPHMTSWRVYPLGVPMVAGNEAGNLGPSLFGGLSYRILGSTGTDSYTISTESFGTVNIYAPRDDDSSITSTPVFGEVSGGTESGGGSTIINDDPIVSNPNGVKIILDAGHGGHDDGATGNGLIEKNVNLTITRELGRILALNGANVQFRRSYDTYNKLDEIVDMANSSGADLFISIHCNAIFSATVSGTECFTDNPSPAESQLSAAIAESISSRMGIYNRGAKQESFRVIKDTRMPAILVETGFLTNSGDAYLLRTQPEAFASAIASAIISNLGLVPSEPILTEEEKRKLVREERERIIENFREAYFPFREHVTVKDALPVLETGGDGDYEAQFTYGPFKGKFILSKHLKTTGFSNAKAIVKNGKIEGEIGANINNKITENIGDFGIGLNAASDKGFAVLMKVGDIQHSIGFDENGNPKFSITLNMPDIVIVEGVEANLLIQIELVFDPDVPQFLEFITVPQKEAFKEAVNNPKFQAVAGTAGVLALIVGGIWLVLAVPSAPIWAPPVFLMLLLTDEIKKIIDET